The genomic DNA AGCATTAATAACCCGAGTGTGAGATTAAGTTGGTTTTGTTTGGCCTCAGTATTTAAATGCAGTCTGcttgatttttaaatgaaagattTTTGAAATGAAAGGACGGAAGACTTGACTGATGGTAATGTTGGtaacacagagcatttctgGCTGCTTTtatccattactatgtttaaacatacagtttatacagaggctataagaatgtgcccaggatgtccatataagaagtttttatttgcattattcccacggcaatttaccaagggtgcacctacagcacagatctgtgccgcatgagcactaagggttaatgacTTAAAAAAGTAACACCCATCCATCTACTCATCTtcgaccactttatcctccacatgagggttgcggggaactggagcaaatcccagctgacatagggcgaaagttGGGGTACACAATATCCCAGTGACaacacactgagacaaacaatcattcactctgtCAATTTACAGTGACCGATTAACCAGAGAACCGGGAGAAAGctcatgcacacacggggagaacatgcaaactctacacAGAAAGACCCTGAGTTGAACTGGGTTTCAAACCcatgaccttcttgctgtgaggcaacagtgccagcTACTATACCGCTGTGTGGCTCTCATTTAtgcatcacaaacaaaaactaagATGCATTTAGGAAGCCTCTTGTTTTGGTTGAACAACAAGCATTTCAGTTATagttaaatgtgtttatgtttcattaGTCTACTGTTTTACTTCAGCACATCAAACAAACAGCTTTCACTTTAACTGTAGTTTATTGTTACATTGTGAAGTTCCAGCGAtaatgacacaacacaacagacaagtCAATAATTTAGTGGCAAAAATGGCGATACTTTGGTTGTACGTTCATTCTAGTAAACCGTAAACGTAAGGGGAAATAAAGTACAGTAATAAACTGGCGGGCTGAACACACGTGCatggacttttaaaaaaagaaaacagtatatCCAACACCGTACAGCCAACAGGCATTCACAAGCAGAGAAGAGCCACTGTCCCTCTGGTCCTTTGTCTTCAAATCGAAAAAAATTATAgaatccaaaaagaaaaaagtgctgAGGTACATCAAACAATTCTGAAATCCTAAAATCACTACTCATACGATAACAGGAGGGGAAGCAAGTAAAGTTACAGTACTCGTCGATGAAATACAACCTCGTGATTCTTTAAGTCTACAATCAACAGTTATAAGTGCTCATACTAGAAGTATAACAGgtacgcagcagcagcagcagcagcagcagcaaggagGAGAGAGTagtgtgtttttatgctgtACCGTAATGTTCATGAGCGAGCTGGACACGACTTAAACCTCAATCAAAAAACTGTGGTGAGTTCCTGAAGAGCTGCTGAGACGTCACTTTGTGCAAACACCGCTGCTTTCATTTCCACCGTAAACACTCAGTATGTGATGCGCTGTGATTGAAACATCAGGTCACCTCTGATTATATTCAACGCTGTTTACTTCACTTACTGGTTCATTTTCATCACGTTTTGGTAGtttgtgcaaaaaagaaaaaaagaaaagtaattgTGTTGGTTTCCTAGGAAATGAAATATCTACGTAAAACATGTAGTATTTGTAACATCTAGCTTTATcaacagaatataaacatgtatgtttttaatgtatgtatttaattgaTTATCGTCACTAAGGATCAATCTGTGGATTATCAATTTCAGGAAATGCATAAAGTAACTTcctcaagtgtcttgttttctgCACAAAAGTTGGTGTTTCACGATTTGTCACGATTATAACACTGTATTTGTTATATTGAATATTGCAACATAACACTGGATTTTTCATGATCTGTAAATGTGTTAAAGCAATTTAATGCAGTGATGTATTCACTGCTTTATAAACTAGTCTTTTATATGATGATATTGTTTAGTTTATCGTACTGGGAACCTTGTATTTTACTCCTCTGGAATTTGAATTTAAGGGGGGATGGAGTTGACGGAggcatgtttttgtatttactgtatacacGGTGCTCGGTGAATTAGTGGAATGTCCCTTTATCCCTCTTGTCTTCCATGACACAGCACAGTTTAAGACTCTTCATCAGTAGCACTGGGGGATCGCTCCTAGAAAAAGGGCAAGAAGAGAAATGTCTAGAAAAGGGAAGCTTGacatatgaattattattattccacatTTCTGACaccacatttaaaagaaaaaatcgGGATGGTAAAGAATGAAAATTCAAGTTTAAATTCAAAGTCTATCTTCATGTTAAGGATGTACGCGGCTGCAATACGTATGAAAAGAACACACCAGTATAAACTAAGAAAAAACTCACTTTATGTCACTATGGTGGGTGAAGAACTTGTACCGATTTCTTAATTTTATCTTTAGTTTGAAAACCACACTTTTGTTGTAGCACATGCAGCAATGATCTACCTCTTCCTGCTCGTCCTCAGAGTCGTCGTCACTGACGACAGGCTTGGCTCTGGTGCGTCCTGTCCGTCTGCTGCGTCCCTTCCCCCGATCTGCACCTTTATCCTTCCTCCCCAGACGGATCTTCACTTTCACTGAGCGagctggacacagacacagtttctTACAGTCCAAACAAAATGAGATGAAGTCACTGGCTGACGACTACAAACTAAAGCGTTTAAAAATTACACTGTTCTCCTGTGGCGCTGACACGAATAGGAGTGATAAATAAACAGATGCTTCAACACAAAGTGTTTGAGtgatcacagagacagagaaagtgcTTCACAAACGCAGCCCACTCACTTTCAGACTCCGATCCTtcgtcctgctcctcctcttcatcttcgctctcctccccctcactttcctcctccttctcgaTCTTCTGCCTCAAACTGGTGAACACCGACTGGAGGACGATGGAGTCTTCATAAATCTGCTCACATCAGAGGAACATGGGAGAAAACAGCTGCTTAGAATCATTGTAACCATGTACGTACATACAGGTAACACCAGTAACACCAGCAACTGCCTGGCAATTCTTACCTATCCAATAAACCTCAGAGTTTCCCAAATAAAGGGGCagaaatggatgaatgaatgaatgaatgaatgaatgaatgaatgagcgaGCAGGTGTGTCTCACCAGCGATCCTTCCAGGTTGAAGGTCTGAGCGTTCTGGAAGAGCAGCATGACGTCTCTCTCCAGGTCACCCAGACTCCGGTAGCGATGACTCCTAATCCTCTCCTGTTGTTGGATTAAAGTCATGTATAATAATTTATAGataatcaaaaaataaagaaacactttttgcctttttgaggGGTTCGGATTTAGGATCTTGTTGGTATGGCCTGTATacttctgcactttactttattatatgTGAAATTGTTTTATCTCCGTAACTGTTTGTACtatttgttgctgttttcttgaccaggactccctaGAGGAAGAGATTGTGTATAGTGTAATGGGACTTTCCTGACTATATTAAggatgaataaaatgtttttattacctgTAAATGTATTAGCGACAGAGTGCTTTCATCTGTTTGGAATGATCCTCACCTTGatcttcctgaagtccacagGCTTGCGGATCAGCTCGTAGTACTCGGGCAGCTCTTTCCGTGACGGCAGCTGGATGAACACTTCACTCAGGTGACGCCCACTGGTGCTGCAGGGAATCATGAAATCAGCAGgagtaacaaaaacacattattaacatCTCAGTCTAATCTTATCATAATCTAATTGTATCTAAATGCATGAACAGATCCTCCTTAAGTCTTTGGATTCAGATCCGGTCTGAACTGGTCACCGATTTTCAGCAAACTGGCTCGTTTTGCAAAACCTTACAAAAGTATGAGTtagtagttagttagtttagcTTCTTCCACTTCTGCCACAGAAAAAGGTCACCACCATGCAGTGGAACAGGTCACAAAAGGGGCAGATTTGTACAAGTAAACTTGTAAACAAATCTAACAGCTAAATCATATATTAATAATGGCAATAAACTATCATTATTTAAACTCCAGTGTTTTAGTGAGAGGAAAACAGGTTGATGGGtttgattttgtgtttacagtttaaggggaaaaaacaacaacaaaaggtaATGTAATCTGGAagttttttcagtttcttataAATCACTAACTACGTTCACTTCTCTTCCTTTAACTGACCTGAAAAAATAGAGAAGTAACATTTTCACAACAGAAAGttcaaaatgtcaataaatggTGCCGAGATTTAACAGAAAGAGGAATCACACTGATGCCTAATGcagtcattatcattattattattatttaccatGTACCATTTGCCTGGTACATGGTAAAGGCCATAATTGTGGAACAGATGCAAATTTTAAgtctgaaaaagaaataaaaactgtgCGGATCAAGTCAGTGAGTTGTGAAATCAACTCAAACGGTGGTGTGAGTAGTAGTGGTGTGTGTCAAGAATCTTGCTCCACACTTAATATCAGTAAAAGAAACACCCACAGAGAGGGAAGTGACGATGTGCCTATtgcatgttcacacacatttcGTCACAGACAACAACCAAAGCTCACTGCTGCTACCTGTCTTTGTATTTGATGACAGCGTCCACAATCTTCCTCATCTTCTTTGTGAGTGCAGGTGGATTTGGGGAAAGTTTCTCAGCAGGAGGTCGccccctcttcctctgtctcttcccGTCATCGTCTTTGTCCCCTCGTCCTCGTCCCCCCGACGAGGAGGAGGGACCGGGAAGATCTATGTCACGATCTCTCTTCCTCTTGCGGGTCGTCTTTTTGTGTCGTACCTCTTCCTCAATCTCCTCCAGTGTACCCTCCTCTATTGCCTGCTCGGGGTAATAAAAGTGATAAAAGTAAATTTTagtacagaaagaaagaaagatttgtCTTCTTGGCTTTTGGATTTAGTTAATATTCCGTCATCTGTCTCCCAAACTTCACCCATATGGCTAACAACCTTGAGCCACTGCTTCTCGGTCAGAGAGTCGCTGTAGTCCACTTCTTTTCGCTGCCGAGACCCTCGTCCaaacattttctcctcctcctcctcgcaggTCAGCCGCTCCACCTCGGCGTCATCTTTCATGATCCAAGTGGGCAGCTCATCCTCCTCCATCAGACGAGGTTTTCTCCGCGGATTTCGAGCCTCCTCTCGCCGCCGGTCTAGGTCCATACGCTTcgggatgaagatgatgaagagaaaaaaaatcaaatcaatcaaagatTTAATTACACTCAGTGCAGGCTGGAAGCCTGAGCTATCACCTCTTTACCATGAACTGGTCAAACTCGTCCTCACTCCTCGCGATCATCTGGTTGACCGTCTCATCATCTGGaacctcgtcctcctcctgaaTACAATTGGCACATATTGGCAAGCAGAGCATAAGAAAGCACAATCTTTGAAATTGGGTGTCGCtggtgcacgcacgcacacacatttatgcGTAGACACACTTCTTGTCCCCAGACCTCGTCTTGCTCCTCATGCTCCAGGATGGCCTGTAGGAAGGCCCTACGCTCGTGGCTGGAAGACTTCTGATCAAACATGCCTGCCTGGATGACTTTCTGGTCCACGTTCAATTTGTACTTGGCAGCGGCCAAGATTTTCTCCTCCACGCTGTTGACAGTACAGAGACGGAGCACACGCACCTCATTCTGTTGACCAATACGGTGAGCTCTGTCCTGAGCCTGCAGATCCTGCAAACACAATAGTACACTCGTATATCAGATTACTCAGAGTAGTATTCTGTAGTAGTGTAATGTCATCCCGCACTCAATTTAAGGAGAATGTCTTACACTTATTATAGTCTAAAGAgctgttttctttgtctcataTTTTGCATATTACATACAATACTGTGGAGCTCTGACATAATTATTTGCtgtactttttaatttattacttTAGACTTTAAAACAGGCAGCCTTATTGAGACTAAGATCTCTTTTTCAAGAGAGGCCAGAGAACCAGAAACACAATCCACAGAAACAGTTACCATGCAACTATGTTCAGAGAGCTTTAAAATCACCAGGGGAAATGAACACCTCGAGTTTGAAGGTCACTCCTCTTAAAAGGTGCATAGTACAGTATCTCAAAACCAGCTGTGTGATGCATGAGTATTATTTCAGGTTATAAGTAGTGACTGGAGAGTTGACTGCAGAGCTGGAAGAAGCTTCCCATTCTTCTCCTTAACTCTGGTTTTAAATGAGGCTTGTGGGCATGCATCCCCAAATACCACGTTCAAGTCTTTTATTAGTTGTATAGTAAGTGTTGGGCATAAACGAGCCTCCAGGTGCTAAACACACCAGCTTGGTTTTCTTAAATGGTGCCTtgtgtaattaaaaaataaatgcatgttgAACGTGCATCTCACCTGATGTGGGTTCCAGTCGGAGTCGAAGATGACCACGGTGTCAGCAGACTGCAGGTTGAGGCCTAGACCTCCAGCTCTTGTACTCAGGAGGAAGATAAAGTACTCTGATTCTGGTTCATTGAACGTCTTTAGTAACATCCCTCTGTCTTCCGCCTTTGTGGTGCCTGTGGTGTCAGGGAGGtggaaataaaaagagaagaaacacaGATGGGATGATGAGAAAAATggcactgactgacacacaagCGCTGCAAGACACGGTAACGAACACCGTCTAACCATCTAGACGCAGGTACTTGAAGCTGCGGTAGGCAAAGTAGTCCTCCATAATGGTCATGAGTGAAGTCATCTGACAGAAGAGCAGAACTTTGTGGTTTGTCGCTCTCAGTTTGGGCAGGATACGATCCAACACCTCAAACTTTCCCGATGCCCGATACAGGTCAGCTCTGGAAATGAGAGGATTACaagtccagtgtgtgtttgtgtgtgtgtgcaagtgagagagagaaaaagggaggGGAAATGGTGCTTGGCCTAAAGAATAATTCACACTCACCCCTGGACTATCCCACCAGAGAATCCTAAATGTTCAGAAAAGGATTCCTGCAAAAACAGTGTCGGATTTGGTGAAACAAACAACCAGAGGCAAAGTATTCCTGCCCTGTGCTCCTCAGTGGTACCTCTATCTGCTGGAACATGTAAGGGTGGTTGCAGATCTTCCTTAGCTGCATGATGGTGTTCATCAGCGTCTTTGTGCCTCCTTTACCCTGGTAAACAGAGTAAGATGAAATGTACAACATTAAAAGCACAGGTAACCAATACTCAGTTTAAAGCATCATCAAAAAAATACtctctatatatctatatactcGCTGATCAACGGTAGCCAAaccaaagcaaataaaaacGGTTGCTTTAATTTCAGACTCTATATATATAGTGTGACACATGTTGCTATACTTTTGAAAAACCATGGTGCACAAACTGTGGTCTAAAACCAGACGAGCTAAACCAAAATTAGACTTCACACCTTCTTATCTTTCTCTGATCCGTCAGTAAGAAGAACTCCCTTGGCCTGCATGTGTCTGTACAACACTCTCTGAAGAGAGGACATGTCACACTTGATCACGTACTCCAcctgccagagaggagagatgcATTCAACTTTTAAAAGACACATAAGAGGTCAGACATGACgcatctctctgtttctcttcgTGTTTTCTTATCCATTATGAACTCCtcttgtgtgtgaacatgtatcTATGGTCGTCCGTCTACTGTGCCGTGCCTTCTCTGGAAGCTGCGCCTCCACTTCCTTCTTTAACCTGCGCAGCAAGAAGGGGCGAAGCACTTTGTGGAGACGGCGGATGATCAAGATGGTCTCCTCTTCGTTAAGATCCAcctgaagagaaagagaaatatttGGCAtctgtaaaacacaaagagacaaatcaCAAGCAGCACATGCAGACTGCATTGTTAAACAGGCATGTAGCGATGACTGAGTCCAGCACACCTTCTCTCCAGTCATGGCAAAGGGAGCGTTGAACCACTGCTCGAACGTGCTACAACTCTTGAAGATGGTAGGCAGGAGGAAGTTGAGCAGTGCCCAGAGCTCGGGCAACTTGTTCTGCAATGGTGTCCCTGTCAAAAGGACTCGCCGTGGGGCAAGGTAGTGAGTGTTCAGAACCTGGGTTAGTTTACAGTGGTGGTTCTTCATACGGTGGCCCTCATCAACGATCATGTACTTCCAACGTATCTGACGGGGAAGACATAAGGAGAGGAGAACATTTGGATGAAGCGGTCAGTCTAATGCTTCACTGACACTGCCCAGTCTTCCAgttgaaaaacaaactcttGTTTTGAAGCAACAAGAGTGACAATTTGACTGGCACCATGACAGTTTTTAATAACTGGTGTGTGCCATGCATCtattttatcatctattttcctctaaatgggaacatcatttccaaACTTGGCATCATGTGCTTTTAGAGAAGACCTAAATTCTAgtcattaactcctcagggaaAACATTTGCTGATGTTATCAGCatctcattttcccatagactgtCATCGACACTCTGTTCTTTTGGAAACAGGTGGCTAACTGCTTCTCCATTCTTCTTCCTGGGCTttacttttcaaactggaagactagGTACATCTTTTTATAGAGTATGATTCTGCCCattcaattacaaaaaaaataaaataaaataggaaaGTGCTCAAATGGAGAATATCTTCTCCATTTTGTCCTCATATCCCAAACGGGCTCGGTCCACCATGTGGGGAAACCCTTGCCTGAACTACAATACCCACCTGGCAGCACAGTCAGGAAGCATATATGACTACATGAGTGCATGGCAGCAACATGGCCACAGACGACAGAGGGAGATGTGGTTTACAGGCGGTGTCAGAATGTGGCAGGACCTAGGAGAGAGGACTGAGATGCAGCACAGAAGGAGGTCAGATTGGCCAGGATGAAACACTTTTGGAGCACTTTGGGAATTGGagtaatgataatgaaaaaaacacacaaaaaaactaacaaacaaagaaaaagtcaaGCAAAGGCAAATAATtagcaaaataaaagcaacacgaTCTCAGTGCAAGCATGTGTACACGGGAACAGAGAAAGGTTTACATGATGTTTGACTGTTGTTATGTGTtcttctgcttgtgtttgtttgttcaccTCATCTCACCTTGGCTAGTACTTGTTTATCCTTGATGATGT from Solea solea chromosome 10, fSolSol10.1, whole genome shotgun sequence includes the following:
- the LOC131467023 gene encoding transcription activator BRG1 isoform X5, giving the protein MIVDEGHRMKNHHCKLTQVLNTHYLAPRRVLLTGTPLQNKLPELWALLNFLLPTIFKSCSTFEQWFNAPFAMTGEKMPNISLSLQVDLNEEETILIIRRLHKVLRPFLLRRLKKEVEAQLPEKVEYVIKCDMSSLQRVLYRHMQAKGVLLTDGSEKDKKGKGGTKTLMNTIMQLRKICNHPYMFQQIEESFSEHLGFSGGIVQGADLYRASGKFEVLDRILPKLRATNHKVLLFCQMTSLMTIMEDYFAYRSFKYLRLDGTTKAEDRGMLLKTFNEPESEYFIFLLSTRAGGLGLNLQSADTVVIFDSDWNPHQDLQAQDRAHRIGQQNEVRVLRLCTVNSVEEKILAAAKYKLNVDQKVIQAGMFDQKSSSHERRAFLQAILEHEEQDEVWGQEVCLRINEEDEVPDDETVNQMIARSEDEFDQFMRMDLDRRREEARNPRRKPRLMEEDELPTWIMKDDAEVERLTCEEEEEKMFGRGSRQRKEVDYSDSLTEKQWLKQAIEEGTLEEIEEEVRHKKTTRKRKRDRDIDLPGPSSSSGGRGRGDKDDDGKRQRKRGRPPAEKLSPNPPALTKKMRKIVDAVIKYKDSTSGRHLSEVFIQLPSRKELPEYYELIRKPVDFRKIKERIRSHRYRSLGDLERDVMLLFQNAQTFNLEGSLIYEDSIVLQSVFTSLRQKIEKEEESEGEESEDEEEEQDEGSESETRSVKVKIRLGRKDKGADRGKGRSRRTGRTRAKPVVSDDDSEDEQEEERSPSATDEES